The nucleotide sequence tagagTTTTTTCCCAATCAGAgtcgacacagacacagtgtcgacggagctccgatcacgcggagctcctacttttgtgtagttttgtcccttcgggccgatgcaaacttaacataacccaaaccagtgcaggtggtaggaccttgtgcaaggtccgcccggattgctgccaccatcttgctcgctaatcctgccgtgaagcagcagtgcttgcactgttgtgtttcggcgtggagagtaagacagccggtgaaattactggcacttgaggtatcccatcttaggcctctaggttggcaatgcatctgcaatagccctggtattgcagatgtttatgggcggtggtgaactcttaccatcaggagacccacttgctcgtttgccatccagtcgaataaaaaaaaacctacctatgtttctgagTCGGTTTTGATTGGGAAAAAACGTTActatgaaaataagcttcagtaaaaaagcatatcgGGAAAAAAAGCGAAATTTTGCTACCAGGACATAacgatttttttgtaaatgattTACCAACTCACAAGAGGTCCAGCCGGGCTtcaaattcccatgggaattcccaaaaaatacatcACAGTTTTTATTTCGGCTCTTTGCACCTGTCTTATCGGTTTGAAgatctttatttctcaaaaaaaatacaataaatcacTTACTTGagaaagaaatattacatacataaactaatgagggctatcgttttttgtctttctagatggcgccactgttgcgtgaggtttttaagtgtggctttcaaagtctgttattacgggcgtgaaaacaaagtttagattaaaatcatatttaatacaccttaaaaccgtaccataaaaatatccagcaaccacagtgctgcatagtcccgttttgttcggaaaaagggaggacaaaagtttccgaaagacaaagctgtctccaaacacagacattaattgccccgtaacgcatacttgccataattaatttcagatgttgcaaaatattcacaaaattattcaaatttaaataaacctgcatagctcacccaaaaactatgagatttgtcatttcggagacctcacgctacactagcgcctctagcggcgaattcatacgcgatagccctcattattccAGACGAAGCTTCATCCAAACCGCACCAACATTTAGcataacacaaactttcgcatgtacAGCAGGAGCTATAGATCCAATTCACCTCTCTTTCACTCCACCTCTTCAACAACTATCTCCCTCTTAGTCACACCATAAGCAACATTCGGATGCTTTCTATCGTAATGCCTCAGAACATTTTGCTTATGCGAAAAATGCCTAAAACACACATCGCAGGAAAACAACTTTTCCTTTGTATGCGTTCTCATGTGATACTTAAGTCTACTTTCTCTAGGGAATTTCTTACTACATATATGACATACTAGATTCTTCACTTTACTATGCCGCAGCTCGTGCCGAAGCATATTATGTTTGTGGGCGAACAATTTCTTACACATACGGCATTCGAAAGGTTTTTCCCCAGTATGCTTACGCATATGAGGTTTGAGCAACGCCTTGTGCGTGAAGCTTTTGAAGCAAATATTACAAACGAAAGGCGTCTGACCCAGATGCACTTGCATATGTCTGATCAAAGTGCttttatgtttaaaattgtACAAACATATGTCGCAGTGGAACGGCTTTTCCGTAGTGTGACGCTGCAAGTGACTTTGAGCAGATATTCTTTTTCGAACACCTTATTGCATATATTACAAGTTATAGGATCGGTATTAGGTTTTTTACAGTTATGCCGCTGTTTATGTTTAAGCATATTGCCTCTTATAGAGAATGGGCGTTCGCATATATCACAAACAAAAGGCTTAACCTCCAAATGAGACTTCTTATGCTGTTCCAGATTAGAAGTCGTCCTAAATCTCTTCATACATTTCTCGCACTGATATTTCTTCTCCAAACTGTGCATGTACATATGCTTGTCATAGAAAGCCTTGTTGGTGTATTCTTTTGTACAGAACTCACATTTGTATACTTCCCTGTTATGTATCGGCATGTGGCGGAGCACGTTGCCGCGGTTTACGAATTTCTTGTTGCATATTGGACAGTGGAAAGAGCCGTTGAGGTTGGTCGATTGggctgaaaaataaatttataatatgagcatttctaaaaaagtttgtacatttgatttgagactccgatttggataaaaatttgcaagtATGTAGAGTGAACAATACTAAGTCCCAATAACAtaagtctctcaaaatgtcccaattggtttgtatggaaattcccttttttgttaccaaatcTCTATGGATTttcggtaacaaaaaaggaactttccatacaaacatATTGGTCATGGGAaagtctaacagccttattcataaaaaatccttaattgaggtttgatcggtctgttacttagcagactgattaagcttgttagacggttgtcaagagtatgattcataaacgcttgctaggagtctgctagttgttgagctgctgatagacggattagacgcgttatgttggccaccttgacaaatcaaagacaaaaaatggcctaatcgataattaaaaaaaaattgacagcagtgacagcaaattaccaggtaaaaataaaaagcgagatgtttgttttcccgcatttccgatccgcatgtttatgttgtgcaaaaagccataattatgttaatcatccttattttttttcatatttattgttaatttattgttgctaatttagaggatttttaaatacaaattcctgaaaataatttttcctgtttttttttaaatctgcgtagccctgccttcactataaatatcttcggtatggttttttgctctagtcaaagtcagctgttcaaacttgtggcggccattttgtgacttagcagggagataaaggagggtctacggtcctctaactttagcagagccttgatcgactgattagcgctaacagacgtttatgaatcatgttttttagcatcgggccttcaaggagccttcaagaggctctaactttttatgaataaggctgttaaactataagacatacgaagacgTGTTCTTAGGATCTATGTCATCGATTTTAtgaacaagaaaaactgcattcaaacttttttttaagcttttttaaaaaaacaaacttacatTGAAATAAATTCAATTGAATTTATTAGCATAAAGCGTGGTGTTACATTGatgttattttgtattattattgagtTGATTAGGTCATTTTATTAACTTTGATATTTGGTTGTTCAGTATTTTGAATAGTTTACGAAATGTATGTTTAAAGAAATAATCCGTGttccttgttgttgttgttagtaattcatgtgcggaattacattttaaatttaccacgagctttgcggtgaaggaaaacatcgtgaggaaacctgcacaaacctgcgaagcaattcaatggtgcgtgtgaagttcccaatccgcactgggcccgcgtgggaactatggcccaagccctcttgttctgagaggaggcctgtgcccagcagtgggacgtatataggctgggatgatgatgatgatgatgatgaatccttATTGTACTAATTAATAAAACTTGTAATATATAATCGATGGTATTAAACTACTTCAAGACAAATTATAAGAACTGACCGTTCTGTGAatcgttttcgatgaaatgacattcggtgaaaaaaaaattcgatGAAACTTAATCTGGTAAAAGCATCTTACCAGCCAGGGCGAAGTCTGTGTCGGACAAGTCCGGCAGTATGGTCTGCGGCGTCTTGGGTCGAGACGCGATCTGGACGGGAAGCACCGGTGGCTGTAATACAAGTTTTATACTaaacaacacaatacaaaaaaaaaatctaacgggAGAGccctttaacaggagcaaataattaaaatatatatcatactcgtcaaactgaacattagttcagcaaaaaaaaaatcatttattcagtaaataggccgcaatgggcacttttacacgtcattttttaaactaccagcgctttcggaaagaccatcattgccaagaagaatgcgccgcaagaatc is from Choristoneura fumiferana chromosome 28, NRCan_CFum_1, whole genome shotgun sequence and encodes:
- the LOC141443975 gene encoding uncharacterized protein codes for the protein MASEIYIKPEPCPESPDASAGIEHSSNEAESGMETEFVNIKIEPTITISIKQEPPDYLDCPIKHEPPKYVENEQTNILNPTEQIDVQVSGPPENIIIKVEPADPDDVTYVSQPPVLPVQIASRPKTPQTILPDLSDTDFALAAQSTNLNGSFHCPICNKKFVNRGNVLRHMPIHNREVYKCEFCTKEYTNKAFYDKHMYMHSLEKKYQCEKCMKRFRTTSNLEQHKKSHLEVKPFVCDICERPFSIRGNMLKHKQRHNCKKPNTDPITCNICNKVFEKEYLLKVTCSVTLRKSRSTATYVCTILNIKAL